One part of the Dasypus novemcinctus isolate mDasNov1 chromosome 27, mDasNov1.1.hap2, whole genome shotgun sequence genome encodes these proteins:
- the LOC101416409 gene encoding olfactory receptor 10G4-like, with amino-acid sequence MRNVSLVTTFVLMGLPHDPTLDTVLLGIFLVFYLLTVVGNLLILLVISVDSHLHTPMYFFLTNLSFIDMWFSTVTVPKMMMTLASPGGGTIFFGSCVAQLYSFHFLGSTECFLYTVMAYDRYLAISHPLRYADLMSGRRCATLATSTWFIGSLHSALQTTLTFCLPYCGPNQIQHYFCDAPPILKLACADTSANEMVIFVNIGVVASGCFLLIALSYVSIVCSILKIRTSEGRCRAFHTCASHCIVVLCFFVPCAFIYLRPGSKDAVHGVVAVFYTVLTPLLNPVVYTLRNKEVKKALLKVKSELVFTHNK; translated from the coding sequence ATGAGGAATGTGAGCCTTGTGACCACATTTGTCCTCATGGGCCTTCCCCATGACCCCACACTGGACACCGTCCTCTTGGGCATCTTCCTGGTCTTCTACCTGCTCACTGTCGTGGGCAACCTCCTCATCCTGCTGGTCATCAGCGTGGATTCCCAcctccacacccccatgtacttcttcctgacCAACCTGTCCTTCATTGACATGTGGTTCTCCACTGTCACTGTGCCCAAAATGATGATGACCTTGGCCTCCCCAGGAGGCGGTACCATCTTCTTTGGCAGCTGCGTGGCCCAGCTCTATTCCTTCCACTTCCTGGGGAGCACCGAGTGTTTCCTCTACACagtcatggcctatgaccgctaccTGGCCATCAGCCACCCGCTCAGGTACGCAGACTTGATGAGTGGGAGAAGGTGTGCCACCCTGGCCACCAGCACTTGGTTCATTGGCTCCCTGCACTCTGCTCTCCAGACCACCCTGACTTTCTGCCTGCCCTACTGTGGGCCCAACCAGATCCAGCATTACTTCTGCGATGCTCCGCCCATTctcaagctggcctgtgcagacaCCTCGGCCAACGAGATGGTGATCTTTGTCAACATCGGGGTCGTGGCCTCGGGCTGCTTCCTCCTGATAGCGCTGTCCTATGTGTCCATTGTCTGCTCCATCCTTAAGATCCGCACCTCAGAGGGGAGATGCAGAGCCTTTCACACCTGTGCCTCCCACTGCATTGTGGTCCTGTGCTTCTTTGTTCCCTGTGCTTTCATTTACTTGAGGCCAGGCTCCAAGGATGCTGTGCATGGGGTTGTGGCAGTTTTCTATACTGTACTGACACCTCTTCTGAACCCTGTTGTGTACACGCTGAGGAACAAGGAAGTGAAGAAAGCTCTGCTCAAGGTGAAAAGTGAATTAGTATTCACCCATAATAAGTAG